From the Babylonia areolata isolate BAREFJ2019XMU chromosome 15, ASM4173473v1, whole genome shotgun sequence genome, one window contains:
- the LOC143290388 gene encoding UBX domain-containing protein 4-like, whose product MEWFSGSISEAIQLAKSRRSVFIVYITGEDEATKEMDKMWGEEEVSQAVRQEAAVAIKIKAESEACTFFSQIYPVVVVPSVYFIGNNGVPLEVLGGSMTADNFKQKVQAALEKNKPDLVSSLPEQPAQQQQQQQQEPSETAAAMSAVPEASTATAAAVAAEETEEDSQRTKADISERVERAKEMIEQKRKRKAQDDAEKERQKEIERRKMGQNLQQLKQYQQEREIQEVKDQLRKEKEEERKARERVKEQIERDRAERNARYQKEKAEKTEQQEAARKAKLLEQQKAAAEAEARRSETARIQFRLPDGSSVSNQFPSSSPLQAAADFISSRIGGTVTLSTAYPRRIFSQADMAVSFIDLQLAPTAVIIVVPASKSLGGSSGGGGSGGVLSWLFAPLMVIWNFLMSFFTPSPPPVTHNANNTSSSNSTSAAGGDRLRPSGAAKRSRQEGNVRRLRNMDDDDDENATWNGNSTQQM is encoded by the exons ATGGAATGGTTTTCTGGAAGTATCTCAGAAGCTATCCAGTTAGCGAAGAGCAGAAGATCTGTATTCATTGTTTATATCACTG gtgaggaTGAAGCCACTAAAGAAATGGACAAGATGTGGGGTGAAGAGGAAGTGTCACAAGCTGTAAGACAGGAGGCTGCAGTTGCCATTAAAATCAAAGCTGAAag TGAAGCTTGCACATTCTTCTCTCAGATTT ACCCTGTGGTAGTTGTCCCTTCAGTGTATTTCATCGGCAACAATGGTGTGCCCCTGGAAGTCCTGGGAGGGAGCATGACTGCAGACAACTTCAAGCAGAAAGTGCAGGCGGCCCTGGAG AAAAACAAACCAGATCTAGTCTCATCATTGCCAGAGCAgccagcacagcaacaacagcagcagcagcaagagccgTCAGAAACTGCTGCAGCAATGTCAGCAGTGCCAGAGGCAAGCACAGCCACTGCTGCAGCTGTAgcagcagaagaaacagaagaagacagcCAGAGAACAAAGGCTGACATCAGTGAACGTGTGGAGAG AGCCAAAGAGATGATTGAACAGAAGAGAAAACGAAAAGCACAGGATGATGCAGAG aaagaacgacagaaggaGATTGAGCGTCGTAAGATGGGTCAGAACCTTCAGCAGCTGAAGCAGTATCAACAGGAGCGAGAGATTCAAGAGGTGAAAGACCAgctgaggaaagagaaagaggaagaacggAAGGCCAGGGAACGCGTCAAAgagcaaatagagagagacag gGCAGAGCGTAACGCCAGGTACCAGAAAGAGAAAGCGGAGAAAACAGAACAGCAGGAAGCGGCCCGCAAAGCCAAACTGTTAGAACAACAGAAAGCTGCTGCAGAGGCTGAGGCTCGTAGAAG tgagaCTGCCAGGATTCAGTTTCGTTTGCCTGACGGGTCATCTGTCTCCAATCAGTTTCCATCTTCCAGCCCTCTCCAAGCTGCTGCTGACTTTATTTCATCACGCATAGGTGGCACTGTCACGCTGTCCACAGCATACCCACGTCGCATCTTCTCTCAGGCGGACATGGCAGTCAGTTTCATTGACTTGCAGCTGGCTCCAACAGCCGTGATCATTGTTGTTCCA GCCAGCAAGTCTCTGGGCGGAAGctcagggggaggaggaagtgggggtgtcCTGTCTTGGTTGTTTGCTCCCCTGATGGTGATTTGGAACTTCCTCATGTCTTtcttcacaccctcccctccgccAGTCACCCACAATGCCAACAACACCAGCTCCTCCAATTCAACATCTGCTGCTGGTGGGGACAGACTGAGACCCAG TGGTGCAGCCAAGAGGTCCCGCCAAGAAGGCAACGTGAGACGCCTGAGAAATatggatgacgacgatgatgaaaacGCCACATGGAACGGAAATTCCACCCAGCAGATGTGA